In a single window of the Nicotiana tomentosiformis chromosome 8, ASM39032v3, whole genome shotgun sequence genome:
- the LOC104100606 gene encoding putative ripening-related protein 1 translates to MKLIIAKMNKGTYFSLVHFVTFLILISMVCTNTLVEAQKCKPSGKIKGKKPPKDQCSPGDECCKEGKLYTTYKCSPPVSGHTKAILTINDFDKGGDGGGPSECSGTYYHNSIPVVALSTGWYSKGRRCFENITVHANGRSVKAMVVDECDSGEGCDAPHAYQPPCPNNIVDASEAVWKALGVPKKDWGWLEISWSQ, encoded by the coding sequence ATGAAACTTATAATTGCAAAAATGAACAAGGGAACTTATTTCAGCCTAGTTCATTTTGTTACTTTCTTGATCCTTATTTCCATGGTTTGTACTAACACATTAGTGGAAGCTCAAAAATGCAAGCCAAGTGGAAAAATTAAGGGTAAAAAGCCCCCAAAAGATCAATGTAGCCCTGGTGATGAATGTTGTAAAGAAGGAAAACTTTACACTACATACAAATGTTCACCTCCAGTTTCTGGTCACACGAAGGCAATTCTTACCATTAACGACTTTGACAAAGGTGGTGATGGTGGCGGTCCATCTGAATGTAGTGGCACGTATTACCATAACTCTATTCCGGTGGTGGCTCTGTCCACCGGATGGTACAGTAAAGGAAGACGATGTTTTGAAAACATTACAGTACATGCAAATGGGAGGAGTGTGAAAGCCATGGTTGTCGATGAATGTGATTCGGGTGAAGGGTGTGATGCTCCACATGCATACCAACCTCCTTGCCCGAATAACATTGTGGATGCTTCTGAAGCAGTGTGGAAAGCTTTAGGTGTTCCTAAGAAAGACTGGGGTTGGCTTGAAATCTCCTGGTCTCAATAA
- the LOC104100607 gene encoding AT-hook motif nuclear-localized protein 5-like produces the protein MDVREGMTLSGSAANYYLNRGISGSGSGPISGAASGTGTPSGVPVPPGFKSLTNANIAVQSNVGSGSTGNVNSTYQVENPSPNFGHGINISMASSVSPSGGDPVKKKRGRPRKYGPDGTNMCLALSPLSSNPSSGGSITPGPKRIRGRPPGSGWKQQLAAVGEWMSSSAGLAFTPHVIHIGVGEDVAAKLLAFAQQRPRALCILSANGAVSAITLRPPASSGATVTYEGRFEILCLSGSYLVAETGGPRNRTGGISISVCSPDGHVIGGAIGGRLIAASPVQVVVCSFVYDPKVKSKPESSTPIKEEKESAEKSSTPIGATPSQDPNSGSGTAVWPPSSRPDVRNSQTGIDLTRG, from the exons ATGGATGTAAGAGAAGGAATGACACTATCTGGTTCTGCAGCTAATTACTATCTTAACAGAGGGATTAGTGGTTCTGGTTCAGGGCCAATTTCTGGTGCTGCTAGTGGAACTGGGACACCCAGTGGCGTACCTGTACCACCTGGTTTTAAGTCCTTAACAAATGCTAATATTGCAGTTCAGTCTAATGTAGGGAGTGGTAGTACTGGTAATGTGAACTCAACTTACCAAGTTGAGAATCCATCACCCAATTTTGGTCATGGAATTAACATTAGTATGGCCTCTAGTGTTTCACCTAGTGGTGGTGATCCAGTGAAAAAGAAGAGAGGTAGGCCTAGGAAATATGGTCCTGATGGGACAAACATGTGTTTAGCATTGTCCCCTTTGTCTAGTAACCCTTCAAGTGGTGGGTCCATTACTCCCGGGCCGAAGCGAATACGGGGCCGGCCTCCTGGAAGTGGGTGGAAGCAACAATTAGCTGCTGTTG GTGAATGGATGAGTAGTTCGGCTGGATTGGCTTTTACTCCTCATGTTATACACATTGGTGTAGGAGAG GATGTTGCGGCAAAATTGTTGGCATTTGCACAGCAGAGGCCTAGGGCTTTATGTATCTTATCAGCTAATGGCGCAGTTTCAGCTATAACATTACGCCCCCCTGCCAGTTCTGGTGCCACTGTTACTTATGAG GGCCGTTTTGAGATACTATGCTTGTCTGGTTCATACTTGGTTGCTGAAACTGGTGGCCCACGCAATCGCACCGGTGGTATAAGTATCTCGGTTTGTAGTCCTGATGGGCATGTAATTGGAGGTGCTATAGGGGGTAGGCTCATAGCGGCCAGCCCTGTTCAG GTAGTTGTATGCAGCTTTGTATATGATCCAAAGGTAAAGAGCAAACCAGAAAGTAGTACTCCTATTAAAGAGGAGAAAGAGTCTGCTGAAAAGTCATCTACACCAATTGGTGCTACTCCGAGTCAAGATCCTAATTCAGGTTCTGGCACGGCTGTTTGGCCTCCAAGTTCCCGGCCAGATGTAAGAAATTCCCAGACTGGGATTGACCTGACGCGTGGATGA